A portion of the Sphaerochaeta pleomorpha str. Grapes genome contains these proteins:
- a CDS encoding xanthine dehydrogenase small subunit — MHKIPISFFLNGEKKTILADPMQRTVDLLRSELEMTGTKEGCSDGDCGACTVSIGSWEESGFVYRSVASCLLPVGRLQGKSLVTVEGVGNQTALSCIQKAIIDKHGVQCGFCSPGFVMSFFSLFSMNPIPDMKDVEIALQGNICRCTGYEGIRKAAEQMIGYQGTEIIVPPSIRSCQNAVKNLSQFLNTEEWRTPVTIDELCVALQQMPDAQIISGLTDLGVSFHTKGERPLQVIDVIQLEESRRIEIKEDGLHIGAALPLESIVLDRTVLNWLPTLGQLQLQMASKQIRNVATLGGNLCNASPIGDATVILSSANATVLVVNAKGKLRELNLTSFYTGYKQMQLEKGEIVLEVIIPPLQAGQTISFLKTGKRSSVDIASINSASNMVVQGKDIVHWTISIGGVAPTVVTFDLKDKDLSLEIPVEEIEAIGTSLSEKVVPLSDIRGSASYRKALVANHVVSHFLKQSGREETL; from the coding sequence GTGCATAAGATACCTATATCCTTTTTCCTCAATGGGGAGAAAAAAACAATTCTTGCAGATCCTATGCAAAGGACCGTTGATCTGCTGCGTAGCGAACTGGAAATGACAGGGACCAAGGAAGGATGCTCAGATGGAGATTGCGGGGCCTGTACAGTTTCCATCGGGTCTTGGGAAGAATCAGGGTTTGTATACCGTTCAGTGGCCTCCTGTCTTTTACCCGTGGGAAGATTGCAGGGAAAGTCTCTGGTGACAGTCGAAGGGGTAGGAAATCAGACAGCGCTCAGCTGCATACAGAAAGCCATAATCGACAAACATGGTGTCCAGTGCGGTTTCTGTTCGCCAGGTTTTGTCATGTCGTTCTTCTCGTTATTCTCTATGAACCCCATCCCTGATATGAAGGATGTGGAGATAGCCTTGCAGGGCAATATTTGCCGGTGCACAGGGTACGAGGGTATTCGAAAAGCTGCAGAACAGATGATAGGCTACCAAGGAACCGAGATAATTGTTCCCCCCTCCATTCGGTCTTGCCAGAATGCTGTGAAGAATCTTTCGCAATTTCTGAATACTGAAGAATGGAGGACCCCTGTGACAATCGATGAACTGTGCGTAGCCCTGCAGCAAATGCCAGATGCACAGATTATTTCCGGTTTGACTGATCTCGGGGTTTCCTTCCATACAAAGGGAGAACGCCCCCTTCAGGTTATCGATGTCATTCAGCTTGAAGAATCAAGACGAATAGAAATCAAGGAAGATGGTCTGCATATTGGCGCAGCCTTACCGCTTGAGAGCATTGTGCTTGACAGGACGGTACTCAATTGGCTTCCGACCCTAGGCCAACTACAGCTGCAAATGGCATCGAAACAGATTCGTAATGTTGCTACACTTGGGGGAAACCTTTGCAATGCCTCTCCCATAGGCGATGCAACGGTAATTCTTTCGTCTGCCAATGCCACAGTGTTGGTCGTGAATGCAAAGGGGAAACTAAGGGAACTGAACCTAACCTCGTTCTACACGGGGTATAAGCAAATGCAACTGGAAAAAGGGGAAATCGTACTCGAAGTAATCATACCTCCGTTGCAAGCTGGACAGACTATCTCGTTCCTCAAGACAGGAAAACGATCGAGTGTAGACATTGCTTCGATTAACAGTGCTTCGAATATGGTCGTGCAGGGAAAAGATATTGTGCACTGGACCATTTCTATCGGGGGTGTAGCCCCTACGGTGGTTACCTTCGACCTGAAGGACAAAGACCTTTCCCTTGAGATTCCGGTTGAGGAAATTGAAGCAATCGGTACTTCGCTTAGTGAGAAGGTTGTTCCCCTTTCTGATATCAGGGGTTCAGCCTCCTATCGGAAAGCGCTTGTCGCAAACCATGTAGTATCCCATTTCCTGAAACAGAGTGGAAGGGAGGAAACCCTATGA
- a CDS encoding GntR family transcriptional regulator, whose protein sequence is MEHESQTVKQHNNTPSTIRPVISSSVTVTTRRNLLEFIDTEYQAGRFKLPSEMALAEALHVSRISLREVIKELAQEGVIYSLHGKGTYINCNYKSLKVKLTPAVEFEQAINACGYTASVEVLSVTLHTPDPLTAQELDLKKGDQIYIVHKVFFADGMPVIFCEDIFPLSLLQGHSLTKEEIKASTFDVLLAQGGVQVASDIADLLACTTEDLRNFKPYSIKEKPLALLQLHSVYYTLRQVPILKVNAYFDTRYIRLSMLRRQDVYSSGLNNENQVN, encoded by the coding sequence ATGGAACATGAATCTCAAACGGTAAAGCAACACAATAACACTCCTTCAACAATACGACCTGTGATCAGTTCGTCCGTTACGGTAACGACAAGAAGAAACCTTCTTGAATTCATAGATACAGAATATCAGGCCGGAAGATTCAAGCTCCCAAGTGAGATGGCCTTGGCTGAAGCTTTACATGTGAGTCGCATATCATTGCGTGAAGTCATCAAGGAACTTGCCCAGGAAGGCGTGATTTATTCCTTGCATGGCAAAGGGACGTACATTAACTGCAACTATAAGAGCCTAAAGGTAAAACTTACTCCGGCTGTAGAGTTTGAACAAGCTATCAATGCTTGCGGTTACACGGCCTCTGTAGAAGTCTTATCAGTAACCCTTCATACTCCCGATCCTCTTACTGCCCAGGAATTGGATCTGAAGAAAGGTGATCAAATCTATATTGTCCATAAGGTTTTCTTTGCCGATGGTATGCCAGTTATTTTTTGTGAGGATATATTCCCGCTTTCTCTCTTGCAAGGTCATTCCCTTACAAAGGAAGAAATCAAAGCCTCAACGTTCGATGTCCTGCTAGCTCAGGGTGGCGTCCAGGTGGCCAGCGATATCGCCGATCTTCTCGCCTGCACTACTGAGGATTTGAGAAACTTCAAACCTTATTCGATCAAAGAGAAACCCTTGGCCTTGTTGCAATTGCACTCTGTGTATTACACCTTGCGCCAAGTTCCTATTTTGAAAGTAAATGCCTATTTCGATACTAGATATATCCGGCTCAGTATGCTGAGAAGACAGGATGTATACTCATCCGGTTTAAACAACGAGAACCAAGTTAATTAA
- a CDS encoding DUF6544 family protein yields the protein MYKKGTVIMGILLGLGFILLCVIVYFLLPYSPTKTEFERLAQQNFSFTEAGGEVFSEADIASLPLPVQRYFRHCGFIGKAKMQGMKATFKNVAFSLGRDKPTIAIDYTQYNAVAKPERIAYIDSSIYRLPFEGLDSFVAGKGSMKGVLGKMFTLFNQKGNAMGSASLVTMLSECLFVPSSALQDYISWESIDDTHAKATIAYYNFSCSGVFTFSEEGEMIYFSTDDRMATSMDGKMEQVRWTAHCGNYHKVDDLLLPSLMQASWNYSEGDLLYFDSDNVNIEYF from the coding sequence ATGTATAAAAAAGGAACCGTAATCATGGGTATTCTCTTAGGGTTAGGCTTTATTCTTCTTTGTGTTATCGTGTATTTCCTGTTGCCCTATTCACCGACGAAAACCGAATTCGAGAGGTTGGCACAACAGAATTTTTCTTTCACAGAAGCAGGTGGCGAGGTATTCTCCGAAGCAGATATCGCATCCCTTCCTCTTCCTGTCCAGCGATATTTCAGACATTGCGGCTTTATTGGGAAAGCAAAGATGCAGGGAATGAAAGCGACATTCAAGAATGTGGCGTTTTCCCTTGGCCGAGACAAGCCGACAATAGCCATAGATTATACCCAGTACAATGCGGTTGCAAAACCCGAGCGTATCGCCTATATAGATTCATCGATCTATAGGCTTCCCTTCGAGGGCTTGGATTCCTTTGTTGCCGGGAAAGGCTCGATGAAGGGGGTTCTGGGAAAGATGTTTACCCTGTTTAACCAGAAAGGGAATGCAATGGGCTCTGCTTCTTTGGTAACCATGCTCAGCGAGTGCCTGTTTGTCCCCTCTTCGGCCTTGCAGGACTATATAAGCTGGGAGTCAATCGACGATACCCATGCCAAGGCAACGATTGCATATTACAATTTTAGCTGTAGTGGTGTTTTTACCTTTTCTGAAGAAGGCGAGATGATTTATTTCTCAACCGATGATCGGATGGCGACCAGTATGGATGGGAAAATGGAGCAGGTGAGGTGGACAGCCCACTGCGGCAACTACCACAAAGTCGATGACCTGCTGCTTCCCTCCCTCATGCAGGCAAGTTGGAACTACAGTGAGGGAGACCTCCTTTATTTTGACAGTGACAATGTAAATATTGAGTATTTCTGA
- a CDS encoding MarR family winged helix-turn-helix transcriptional regulator: protein MEEMERKAFVFGSLFALSNRLQVIGDKFDDKITVKQWLLLALLMHSGKDSLSLGELAALGGSSHQNTKKMASLLEKLGFLKMEKSSEDARVLQVSVTSDCLEYLKGREEREVAFLERLFQGFSSETLQGLCEGFSLLARNIEQMEKKHV from the coding sequence ATGGAAGAGATGGAAAGGAAAGCGTTTGTATTTGGCAGTCTGTTTGCACTGTCAAATAGGTTGCAGGTTATCGGTGATAAATTCGATGATAAGATTACAGTGAAGCAATGGCTTTTGCTTGCATTGCTGATGCACAGCGGCAAGGACTCTTTATCCCTTGGTGAGCTTGCTGCCCTGGGAGGGAGTTCCCACCAGAATACCAAGAAAATGGCATCGCTGCTGGAAAAACTAGGCTTTCTGAAAATGGAGAAGAGCTCAGAAGATGCAAGGGTCCTTCAGGTTTCCGTGACTTCGGATTGTCTTGAGTATCTGAAAGGAAGGGAAGAGAGGGAAGTGGCGTTTCTTGAGAGACTCTTTCAAGGGTTTTCCTCTGAAACGTTGCAGGGGCTTTGTGAGGGGTTTTCTCTGCTCGCCAGAAATATCGAGCAAATGGAAAAGAAACATGTATAA
- the asnB gene encoding asparagine synthase B: MCGFVGMFDIKGDSAPLRAKVLDMSRKIRHRGPDWSGIYTGSDAIISHERLAIVDPLSGGQPLYSKDGNLVLAVNGEIYNHQEIRKQYEGTYEFLTQSDCEVILALYRDKGPDFLEELNGIFAFALYDREKDVYFIARDHMGIIPLYQGWDGEGRYYVASELKALEGTCTTIEEFFPGQYFYSPDKAATKWYSRSWESYDNVKDNSSSVEAVRTGLEAAVKRQLMSDVPYGVLLSGGLDSSVIAAVTAMYAQKRVESGDSEAAWWPRLHSFAIGLEGSPDLKAAKIAADFIGTVHHEVHFTIQEALDALSDVVYHLETYDITTIRAATPMYLLARVIKSMGIKMVLSGEGSDELFGGYLYFHKAPNAREFHEETVRKLSKLHLYDCLRANKSLAAWGVEGRVPFLDKEFMDIAMNLNPESKMSPIQENGKPLIEKWIVREAFKDFLPPEITWRQKEQFSDGVGYNWIDTLKKMTSEAVTDEQFASASKRFAVNTPATKEEYYYRSLFASHFPSESAAKCVPHEASVACSTAIALEWDEAFKKMNEPSGRAIFGVHDEAYNK; this comes from the coding sequence ATGTGTGGATTTGTAGGTATGTTTGACATCAAAGGTGACAGTGCTCCCTTGCGGGCCAAGGTACTGGACATGTCGCGGAAGATTCGTCATAGAGGTCCGGATTGGTCCGGTATCTATACGGGATCGGACGCGATTATCAGCCATGAAAGGCTGGCAATCGTCGATCCGCTCAGTGGAGGACAACCGCTTTATAGCAAAGATGGTAATTTGGTTCTTGCTGTCAACGGCGAAATCTATAATCACCAGGAAATCCGCAAGCAGTATGAAGGTACCTATGAATTCTTGACCCAGAGTGACTGTGAGGTCATCCTGGCTCTCTATAGGGACAAAGGGCCCGATTTCCTTGAGGAACTCAACGGGATTTTTGCCTTTGCCCTCTACGATAGGGAAAAAGATGTCTATTTCATTGCCCGTGACCATATGGGAATTATTCCCCTCTATCAGGGTTGGGACGGTGAAGGTCGCTATTATGTCGCCAGCGAGTTGAAGGCCCTTGAGGGTACCTGTACGACTATCGAGGAATTTTTCCCAGGTCAGTATTTCTACAGCCCGGACAAAGCTGCTACCAAATGGTATTCCCGTTCCTGGGAGAGCTATGACAACGTTAAAGACAACTCAAGCAGCGTAGAAGCTGTCCGTACGGGTCTGGAAGCCGCAGTTAAGCGCCAGCTCATGAGTGATGTTCCTTATGGGGTGTTGCTTTCAGGCGGACTTGATAGTTCGGTTATTGCAGCTGTCACTGCCATGTATGCCCAGAAACGTGTAGAGTCAGGTGACTCAGAAGCAGCCTGGTGGCCTCGTCTGCATTCGTTTGCCATAGGTCTGGAGGGTTCTCCTGACTTGAAGGCAGCAAAAATTGCAGCCGATTTCATTGGTACGGTTCACCATGAGGTACATTTTACCATCCAGGAAGCCCTCGATGCACTCAGCGATGTTGTATATCATCTGGAAACCTATGATATTACCACTATCAGGGCAGCTACCCCGATGTATCTGCTTGCCAGGGTTATCAAGTCGATGGGAATCAAGATGGTGCTCTCAGGGGAAGGGAGTGACGAGCTCTTCGGGGGCTATCTCTACTTCCATAAGGCTCCGAATGCCAGGGAATTCCATGAAGAGACCGTACGTAAGTTGAGTAAACTGCACCTCTATGACTGCCTGAGGGCTAACAAATCTCTTGCAGCCTGGGGTGTTGAAGGGCGTGTTCCGTTCTTGGACAAAGAGTTCATGGATATTGCCATGAACCTGAATCCCGAGTCAAAGATGTCCCCGATCCAAGAGAACGGCAAGCCCCTTATTGAAAAGTGGATTGTTCGCGAGGCTTTCAAGGATTTTCTTCCTCCCGAGATAACCTGGAGGCAGAAGGAACAGTTCAGCGACGGTGTCGGGTATAACTGGATCGATACACTTAAAAAGATGACAAGCGAAGCGGTGACAGACGAGCAGTTTGCATCTGCCTCTAAGCGCTTTGCCGTCAATACGCCTGCCACCAAGGAAGAGTATTATTACCGTTCCCTGTTCGCCAGCCATTTCCCTAGTGAAAGTGCTGCAAAGTGTGTTCCCCATGAAGCCTCCGTTGCCTGTTCCACCGCCATTGCCCTGGAATGGGACGAAGCCTTCAAGAAGATGAACGAGCCCAGCGGAAGGGCAATCTTTGGAGTACATGACGAGGCTTACAACAAATAA
- a CDS encoding aspartate aminotransferase family protein: MEAQTLINAGKQYLLDTYSQVPVVFSSGKGCYLTDVDGKQYLDFVGGIAVNALGYGDAGLTKALKGVLDSGLLHCSNLYYNTYAIKAAKTLTELADMDRVFFCNSGAEANEAALKLARKFGHSSDPIRTDIVTMVHSFHGRTYGAITATGQDKYHVNFDPLPTGFSYALFNDLASVKATVSDSTCAIMVEPIQGEGGIVPATKEFLQGLRDLCDEKNLLLIFDEVQCGMGRSGKPFAFQTYGVQPDILTLAKALAGGVPAGAMVTKGKADRVFSPGDHASTFGGNALAMAGACEMIGRLQETDLCSHVEKMGAYLRSELEKLVIKYPTLCLSVRGRGLLDGLVLSIPPRKVVDACFEQGLLVLGAGYDVLRFVPPLVVEKGDIDKAMAIVDLALASLA; the protein is encoded by the coding sequence TTGGAAGCACAGACACTGATCAATGCGGGTAAACAATACCTGCTCGATACCTATAGCCAGGTCCCGGTAGTATTTTCCAGTGGTAAGGGTTGTTATCTTACCGATGTTGATGGGAAGCAATACTTGGATTTTGTCGGAGGCATTGCAGTCAACGCCCTTGGCTATGGCGATGCAGGCCTTACCAAGGCTCTGAAAGGGGTCCTGGACAGTGGTTTGCTACACTGTTCAAACCTCTATTACAATACCTATGCCATCAAAGCGGCAAAGACCTTGACTGAGCTTGCCGATATGGACAGGGTGTTTTTCTGTAATAGCGGGGCAGAGGCAAACGAGGCTGCTTTGAAGCTTGCCCGTAAGTTCGGCCATTCCTCTGACCCAATCCGGACAGATATCGTTACCATGGTCCATTCATTCCACGGCAGGACCTATGGTGCCATTACAGCCACAGGGCAGGATAAATACCATGTCAATTTCGATCCGCTTCCAACCGGATTCTCCTATGCACTCTTCAATGACCTTGCAAGTGTGAAAGCTACGGTTTCTGACTCTACTTGCGCCATTATGGTCGAGCCTATCCAGGGTGAAGGGGGCATCGTCCCGGCAACCAAGGAATTTCTCCAAGGGTTGAGGGATCTCTGCGACGAAAAGAACCTGCTTTTGATTTTCGACGAGGTGCAATGCGGGATGGGGCGGAGCGGAAAGCCGTTTGCCTTCCAGACCTATGGGGTCCAGCCCGATATCCTAACCTTGGCCAAGGCGCTTGCAGGGGGAGTCCCTGCCGGTGCAATGGTCACCAAGGGGAAGGCCGATAGGGTATTTTCTCCTGGCGACCATGCCTCTACTTTTGGTGGCAATGCCCTGGCCATGGCTGGTGCATGCGAAATGATAGGGCGTTTGCAAGAAACGGACCTTTGTTCCCACGTGGAAAAAATGGGTGCCTACCTTCGGTCGGAACTGGAGAAGCTGGTAATAAAATACCCGACACTCTGCCTTTCTGTAAGGGGCAGGGGTTTGCTAGATGGGTTGGTGTTATCAATTCCTCCAAGAAAGGTTGTAGATGCCTGTTTTGAGCAGGGATTGTTGGTTTTGGGTGCGGGATATGATGTGCTCAGGTTCGTTCCTCCCTTGGTTGTAGAAAAGGGTGATATTGATAAAGCAATGGCAATTGTCGATCTGGCTCTTGCATCTTTGGCCTGA
- the argB gene encoding acetylglutamate kinase — MKHLEQEILKAEVLIEAIPYIRKFAGNVVVVKYGGSAMIDEKLRKSVVQDIAMMKYIGLNPVVVHGGGKEITEMLQKMGKQTEFLDGLRVTDKETAKIAEMVLSGSIGKDLVEELQAVGIPSVGISGKDGHTLLASKKLDAKGRDLGFVGKIDKVDTTLLNTLLGNGFVPVLSPVGVDEHSQTYNINADYAASAVAGALSAQKLIFLTDVEGILKDKNDPSTILRFLTENQAMDYIADGTINGGMIPKVQCCLDALEKGVKSVHVLDGRVTHAILLEIFTTRGIGTMVTREEK; from the coding sequence ATGAAACATTTGGAACAGGAAATCCTCAAGGCCGAGGTACTCATCGAAGCCATTCCGTATATTCGCAAGTTTGCCGGTAACGTAGTAGTTGTCAAATATGGCGGGTCGGCCATGATTGACGAGAAACTGCGCAAGTCGGTTGTCCAGGATATTGCCATGATGAAATACATCGGGTTGAACCCGGTCGTGGTGCATGGCGGTGGAAAAGAGATTACCGAGATGTTGCAGAAAATGGGAAAACAGACTGAGTTTCTCGATGGGTTGCGGGTAACTGACAAGGAAACTGCGAAAATCGCGGAGATGGTCCTTTCCGGTTCAATCGGAAAAGACCTGGTGGAGGAATTGCAGGCAGTGGGCATCCCTTCGGTCGGGATTAGCGGAAAAGACGGCCATACGCTGCTCGCCTCAAAGAAACTGGATGCCAAAGGGCGGGACCTCGGGTTCGTCGGCAAAATAGACAAGGTCGATACGACCTTGCTCAACACCTTGCTCGGCAATGGCTTTGTTCCGGTCTTGTCCCCTGTTGGGGTTGATGAGCATTCCCAGACGTATAATATCAATGCCGATTATGCAGCCAGTGCGGTTGCCGGGGCCCTCTCTGCGCAGAAGTTGATTTTTCTCACTGATGTAGAGGGGATTCTCAAGGATAAGAATGATCCTTCGACCATTCTGCGTTTCCTGACTGAAAACCAGGCGATGGATTACATTGCCGATGGAACGATAAACGGGGGCATGATCCCAAAGGTACAGTGTTGTCTCGATGCACTTGAAAAAGGTGTGAAGAGTGTTCACGTACTCGATGGAAGGGTTACCCACGCGATTTTGCTGGAAATCTTCACTACCCGAGGTATCGGGACAATGGTAACGAGGGAGGAAAAGTAA
- the argJ gene encoding bifunctional ornithine acetyltransferase/N-acetylglutamate synthase yields the protein MHTIEGGVTAAKGFLASGIASGIKKRKKDLALVVSLQECTFAGSFTTNLVKAAPVLWDQKLVAESKTVKGIVINSGNANACTGKQGMEDTKTMASLTALALGKSFGSESILVCSTGVIGVPLPMDTVTKGIGLCAKELKEGKEAASLAAEAICTTDTFSKEIAVEVAIGDTMVHIGGMAKGSGMIHPNMATMLSFITTDAVIEKSVLQQLLGNTVVDSYNMISVDGDTSTNDTVLVLANGMSQCPSLVPGGPYWDDFTQAFDYVHTYLAKAIVRDGEGAGKFIEVQVNGARDKKTAQTLARSVVKSNLVKAAFFGSDANWGRILCAMGYSGASFDPACVTLSFASAKGSLVVVKEGQPIVFDEKLAKTILLEKEVQVFANVGEGSGSGTAWGCDLSYEYVRINGDYRS from the coding sequence ATGCATACAATTGAAGGCGGTGTAACCGCAGCAAAAGGCTTTTTGGCCAGTGGTATTGCCAGTGGTATCAAGAAGCGGAAGAAAGACTTGGCCCTGGTGGTTTCCTTACAGGAATGCACCTTTGCCGGCTCCTTTACCACAAACCTTGTGAAGGCAGCCCCTGTACTCTGGGACCAGAAACTTGTAGCAGAGTCAAAAACGGTAAAGGGGATTGTCATCAACAGTGGCAATGCAAATGCCTGTACGGGCAAGCAAGGCATGGAAGATACCAAAACCATGGCTTCCCTGACTGCCCTGGCACTGGGAAAATCCTTTGGTTCCGAGTCTATCCTTGTCTGCTCCACCGGGGTTATCGGTGTTCCCCTTCCCATGGATACGGTAACCAAGGGAATTGGACTCTGTGCAAAAGAACTGAAAGAAGGGAAAGAGGCGGCAAGCCTTGCCGCTGAGGCTATCTGCACCACCGATACCTTCTCCAAGGAAATAGCAGTTGAGGTTGCTATCGGTGATACGATGGTCCATATCGGGGGTATGGCCAAAGGTTCCGGTATGATACACCCGAATATGGCTACCATGCTGAGCTTTATCACTACCGATGCAGTTATCGAGAAAAGTGTGTTGCAGCAGCTTTTAGGTAATACGGTTGTTGATAGTTATAATATGATCAGTGTCGATGGTGATACCTCTACCAACGATACTGTTCTGGTACTGGCAAATGGCATGAGCCAATGTCCCTCCCTTGTTCCCGGCGGTCCTTATTGGGACGATTTCACCCAGGCGTTCGATTATGTCCATACGTATCTTGCCAAGGCGATTGTTCGAGACGGTGAAGGGGCAGGGAAGTTTATCGAGGTGCAGGTAAACGGGGCCAGGGACAAGAAGACAGCACAGACTTTGGCCCGTTCGGTGGTAAAGAGCAATCTCGTAAAGGCTGCTTTTTTCGGGAGCGATGCCAACTGGGGAAGGATTCTCTGTGCCATGGGCTACAGCGGGGCTTCATTCGATCCTGCTTGTGTAACCCTTTCCTTTGCCTCGGCAAAAGGAAGCCTCGTCGTGGTCAAAGAAGGGCAGCCGATTGTCTTCGACGAAAAACTTGCCAAAACCATTCTGTTAGAGAAAGAAGTACAGGTTTTTGCCAACGTCGGGGAAGGTTCGGGATCGGGGACTGCCTGGGGGTGTGACCTTTCGTACGAATATGTGCGGATCAACGGGGACTATAGGAGTTGA
- the argC gene encoding N-acetyl-gamma-glutamyl-phosphate reductase, with translation MVNVGIIGATGYAGAQLVYLLSNHSGVAITYLASHSYAGKKFSTVYPSMQGLCDLVLEEEDLQKASQRCSVLFLALPSPMASDLVSEEILNRCIVIDLGADFRLSDSLTYETWYKAKHGSKELLAKAVYGLCELNREKIQSASLIANPGCYTTCSILTLSPLVGENLIDRSTIIIDSASGVSGAGRAEKTASLFCECNESCKAYGVTTHRHTPEIEQELSRIAGETLLVQFTPHLVPMNRGILSTCYASLKKGVTEQQIEEAYRKWYGNEPFIRLMGSSLPETRFVKGTNSCAIGWVVDHRTNRVIAVGAIDNLMKGAAGQAVQNMNIRCNLGEQTGLVACVANPL, from the coding sequence ATGGTCAACGTCGGAATCATCGGAGCAACAGGATATGCAGGCGCCCAATTGGTGTATTTGCTTTCCAATCACAGTGGAGTAGCTATAACCTATCTTGCCTCACATTCGTATGCAGGGAAGAAGTTTTCCACTGTATATCCCTCCATGCAGGGCTTATGCGACCTGGTTCTGGAAGAAGAGGACCTCCAAAAGGCGAGTCAGCGTTGTTCCGTCCTGTTTCTGGCTTTGCCCAGCCCCATGGCCAGCGACCTTGTCAGTGAGGAGATTTTAAACCGATGTATCGTAATTGACCTTGGCGCCGATTTTCGACTCTCTGATTCGCTTACCTATGAGACTTGGTACAAAGCAAAGCATGGGAGCAAAGAGTTGCTGGCAAAAGCAGTCTATGGGCTCTGTGAGCTCAACCGGGAAAAGATACAGAGCGCTTCTTTGATAGCGAACCCCGGATGTTATACCACCTGCTCCATTTTGACGCTCTCTCCTCTTGTAGGCGAAAACCTTATCGACCGATCCACGATCATCATTGACAGTGCAAGTGGGGTAAGCGGAGCCGGGCGAGCAGAAAAAACCGCTTCCCTGTTCTGTGAATGCAATGAATCATGCAAGGCTTACGGTGTTACAACCCACCGGCATACCCCTGAGATTGAACAGGAGCTTTCCCGCATTGCAGGCGAAACTCTTTTGGTTCAGTTTACGCCCCACTTGGTTCCGATGAACCGTGGGATCCTGTCTACCTGCTATGCCAGTCTTAAAAAAGGCGTTACCGAACAACAGATTGAAGAAGCCTACCGCAAGTGGTATGGGAACGAACCGTTTATTCGCCTGATGGGTTCCTCCCTTCCTGAAACCCGTTTCGTAAAAGGAACCAACAGTTGTGCGATCGGGTGGGTGGTAGACCATCGTACGAATCGTGTCATTGCCGTCGGTGCGATTGACAACCTGATGAAAGGAGCTGCCGGCCAGGCGGTTCAGAACATGAATATACGATGCAACCTAGGCGAACAGACTGGTTTGGTAGCCTGTGTTGCAAACCCCTTATAG
- a CDS encoding GNAT family N-acetyltransferase, protein MDAQEILEAHGLLDHVDMLQPLKQGKACVVVADDSGVLLNIKNGGSWILTVFEEREAPKLVSLINHDGRPVCCHQDFCIPLLEAEGYRKDLSCIQAAYLKGQPFNEDPTFSFRKIVLADEQQVIRNYHLVSPSYIHERIVSGVLEGVLLDGELAGFMGCHVEGALGMLEIFPQARRKGLAFALEKHYCNRLLAQGQIPYCNIVKGNNASISLHQKLGFSFSVSDITWFD, encoded by the coding sequence ATGGATGCTCAAGAAATACTAGAAGCCCATGGGCTTCTGGACCATGTTGATATGCTGCAGCCGCTGAAGCAAGGTAAGGCTTGTGTTGTCGTTGCCGACGACTCTGGAGTCTTGCTGAACATAAAAAATGGCGGGTCATGGATCCTTACGGTCTTTGAGGAAAGGGAAGCTCCAAAATTGGTTTCTCTGATCAACCATGATGGCCGCCCTGTTTGTTGCCATCAGGATTTCTGCATACCCCTGCTAGAAGCAGAAGGGTATCGCAAGGATCTGTCATGCATACAGGCAGCATACCTCAAAGGGCAGCCGTTCAATGAGGACCCAACGTTTTCTTTCAGGAAAATTGTCCTAGCTGACGAGCAACAGGTGATTCGCAATTATCATCTTGTTTCACCTTCCTATATACATGAGCGAATTGTTTCCGGTGTCCTTGAGGGAGTTCTTCTCGACGGGGAGCTTGCCGGTTTCATGGGGTGCCACGTTGAGGGTGCCCTGGGAATGCTCGAGATTTTCCCCCAGGCAAGGCGGAAGGGTCTGGCTTTTGCCCTTGAGAAACACTACTGCAACAGGCTTCTTGCCCAAGGGCAGATTCCCTACTGCAATATCGTGAAAGGGAATAATGCCTCAATCTCTCTCCATCAAAAACTAGGATTTTCTTTTTCTGTAAGTGATATTACTTGGTTTGATTAA